Proteins from a genomic interval of Arachis hypogaea cultivar Tifrunner chromosome 10, arahy.Tifrunner.gnm2.J5K5, whole genome shotgun sequence:
- the LOC112715026 gene encoding uncharacterized protein → MLWRVLSLWKPSATCFFQLNQQRGMHDRNKKAMAFIAKGWNALKEVDRVIDYCELNDTRLIPLLLRAKENFELALEADNTNTHARYWLSRLHMKYHVPGANKAVGAALLVEAADMGDADAQFALGCQLRIENDYVQSDQQAFYYLQKAVDQLHPGALYLLGAVYLTGDCVKQDIASALWCFHRASEKGHAGAAIAFGSLLLKGVKVPETITKFSAKRGSATRKAGKGKESLAVDPVEMAREKFQIAAKAGCDLGFKWLARLEEEERRLLTEGYSD, encoded by the exons ATGCTGTGGAGGGTGTTGTCCTTGTGGAAACCCTCTGCCACTTGTTTCTTCCAATTGAATCAGCAGAGAGGAATGCACGATAGGAACAAGAAGGCGATGGCGTTCATCGCAAAAGGTTGGAACGCGTTGAAGGAGGTCGATAGGGTAATCGATTACTGTGAGCTCAATGATACACGCCTCATCCCTCTGCTTCTTAGAGCAAAGGAAAATTTTGAGCTTGCTTTGGAGGCTGACAACACCAACACGCATGCTAGGTATTGGTTATCCAGATTGCACATGAAGTATCATGTTCCCGGCGCTAATAAGGCCGTTGGAGCTGCTTTATTGGTTGAAGCTGCTGACATGGGTGATGCTGATGCACAATTTGCATTGGGTTGTCAATTGAGAATTGAG AATGACTATGTCCAATCAGATCAACAAGCTTTTTATTATTTGCAGAAAGCTGTTGATCAG TTGCATCCAGGTGCTCTTTACCTTTTGGGTGCTGTATATTTGACGGGCGATTGCGTGAAGCAAGATATTGCTTCAGCATTGTGGTGTTTTCATAGGGCTTCAGAGAAG GGCCATGCCGGGGCAGCTATAGCATTTGGATCTCTTCTTCTTAAAG GTGTTAAGGTTCCAGAAACAATAACAAAATTCAGTGCAAAGAGAGGTTCTGCTACTCGGAAAGCTGGGAAGGGGAAAGAAAGTCTTGCAGTTGATCCCGTAGAGATGGCACGAGAAAAGTTCCAGATAGCGGCAAAGGCAGGATGTGATCTTGGATTCAAATGGCTTGCTAGGTTAGAGGAGGAAGAGAGGCGATTACTTACTGAAGGGTATTCGGATTAA